The bacterium genome has a window encoding:
- a CDS encoding ABC transporter permease codes for MTRFLLRRLALLAPTMLGVVTLVFFLIHLVPGDPVEVMLGETASTADKEVLRARLGLNDPIGTQYARFLTGVARGDLGDSFFFGEPVTRVIARRLPATIRLSAAAMFLAILIGIPAGLLAAARAGTAWDRGAMVGSMFGVAVPNFWLGPMLIVLFAIKLDWFPVAGDERAASVVLPAITLGTALAAILSRMTRAAVLEELSQDYVLTARAKGLPGRSVLVGHALRNALAPVITIVALQVGALLSGAIITETVFSWPGLGTLLIGAIRSRDYPIVQGCVLFISAAFVLANLAADILYGVIDPRVRVSGRAS; via the coding sequence GTGACCCGATTCCTCCTTCGCCGCCTCGCGCTTCTGGCGCCGACGATGCTCGGCGTGGTGACGCTTGTCTTTTTTCTCATCCACCTCGTGCCCGGCGACCCGGTCGAGGTCATGCTGGGGGAGACGGCGTCGACGGCGGACAAGGAGGTGCTGCGCGCGCGGCTCGGCCTGAACGACCCGATCGGTACGCAATACGCGCGTTTCCTTACCGGCGTCGCGCGCGGCGATCTGGGCGACAGCTTTTTTTTCGGCGAGCCCGTTACACGCGTTATCGCACGCCGCCTGCCCGCGACGATCCGTCTGTCCGCGGCGGCGATGTTCCTGGCGATCCTCATCGGCATCCCCGCGGGCCTTCTGGCCGCCGCGCGCGCGGGCACCGCGTGGGATCGCGGAGCGATGGTCGGCTCCATGTTCGGCGTCGCCGTACCGAACTTCTGGCTTGGGCCGATGCTGATCGTGCTGTTTGCCATCAAGCTCGACTGGTTTCCCGTCGCGGGCGACGAGCGCGCGGCGTCCGTGGTGCTGCCGGCGATCACACTCGGCACCGCGCTCGCCGCGATCCTCTCGCGCATGACGCGCGCGGCCGTGCTCGAGGAGCTTTCGCAGGATTACGTGCTGACCGCGCGCGCCAAGGGCCTGCCCGGCCGCTCGGTGTTGGTCGGGCACGCGCTTCGAAACGCGCTCGCGCCGGTCATCACCATCGTTGCGCTGCAGGTCGGCGCGCTGCTTTCCGGCGCGATCATCACCGAGACCGTCTTCTCGTGGCCGGGCCTGGGGACGCTGCTCATCGGCGCGATCCGCTCGCGCGACTACCCCATTGTGCAGGGATGCGTTCTGTTCATCAGCGCCGCCTTCGTGCTGGCCAATCTCGCGGCGGACATCCTCTACGGCGTCATCGATCCGCGTGTGCGCGTTTCCGGGAGGGCGTCGTGA
- a CDS encoding AAA family ATPase: MSLSQLIAHRRVIACVGSGGVGKTTVSAAIAVAAAIQGRRTLVLTIDPAKRLANSLGLSELGNRQSRIELPAGARGELWGMMLDQKRAFDDLVERIAPDEDRRKRILENHYYVQISTALAGSQEYMAMEKLHEVVREERFDLVVLDTPPTKHALDFIDAPRRMTEFLDGKVIQWFVKPYLMAGKVGFKFAQRSASLIFKALERTTGYQALADLAEFFLAFEGLYDGFKTRAAAVKKLLGDPTTGFVIVTTAQHPAVDEAAFFRDKLISSRMPLAGVVFNRVHESAFDNGGPGAIEKASAVIEKLPDYASALDALFDLASNLERIATAEAAIIRDFERANPQTSFVGRIPALAEDVHDIPSLQKVAEYLL; the protein is encoded by the coding sequence GTGTCCCTGTCCCAGCTCATCGCCCATCGCCGCGTTATTGCGTGCGTCGGATCCGGAGGCGTCGGCAAGACGACCGTATCCGCGGCCATCGCCGTCGCCGCGGCGATCCAGGGGCGGCGCACGCTGGTGCTGACGATCGATCCCGCCAAACGCCTCGCGAATTCGCTCGGGCTTTCGGAGCTCGGCAACCGGCAGTCGCGCATCGAATTGCCCGCGGGCGCGCGCGGCGAGCTTTGGGGCATGATGCTCGACCAGAAGCGCGCCTTCGACGATCTCGTCGAGCGCATCGCGCCGGACGAGGACCGGCGCAAGCGCATCCTCGAGAACCACTATTACGTTCAGATTTCCACGGCGCTGGCCGGCAGCCAGGAATACATGGCGATGGAGAAGCTCCACGAGGTCGTGCGCGAGGAGCGATTCGACCTGGTGGTGCTGGACACGCCGCCGACCAAACACGCGCTCGACTTCATCGACGCGCCCCGGCGCATGACCGAATTTCTCGACGGCAAGGTGATCCAGTGGTTCGTGAAGCCGTATCTGATGGCCGGCAAGGTGGGATTCAAATTCGCGCAACGCAGCGCGTCGCTCATTTTCAAGGCGCTCGAACGAACCACGGGATATCAGGCGCTCGCCGATCTCGCGGAATTTTTTCTCGCGTTCGAGGGGCTGTACGACGGATTCAAGACGCGCGCGGCGGCGGTGAAAAAGCTGCTCGGCGACCCGACAACCGGCTTTGTCATCGTGACGACGGCACAGCACCCGGCCGTGGATGAGGCCGCGTTTTTCCGCGACAAGCTCATCAGCTCGCGCATGCCGCTGGCGGGCGTCGTCTTCAACCGCGTGCACGAATCGGCGTTCGACAACGGCGGGCCGGGCGCGATCGAGAAGGCGTCGGCGGTGATCGAGAAGCTGCCGGATTACGCCTCGGCGCTCGACGCGCTTTTCGACCTTGCCTCGAATCTCGAACGGATCGCGACGGCCGAAGCGGCGATCATCCGCGATTTCGAACGCGCCAATCCCCAGACCTCTTTCGTCGGCCGCATTCCGGCTCTCGCCGAAGACGTGCACGATATACCGAGCCTGCAAAAGGTGGCCGAGTACCTCTTATAG
- a CDS encoding (Fe-S)-binding protein: MSDLYRDHFTETEYCTFCPKMCRFACPVAESTANETYQPWGRQTLLHLAREGHMAFDADVAATMYKCASCMVCREVCDYDIDVPRVMTAARTKAVAENLAPGEVRDFDRFFQTAGNPFGDDLAARLRAMLADDLVGAARQITYFAGCGHVYAFPAVVQDTFRIFQAAGLAQIVCHAGDAMCCGAPLRELGLHDAWEKNAKTLAAELKGARTIVTGSAQCAHELKTVLPEAGFKHGAKVFHITEYLWPLMQEGRLSVKRPFDRAVMYHDACHLSRYLGVVEEPRLILHEVTRRQVHEFSRNRAMSGCCGGAGGLPVTNPDIADDIARRRLAEFDEAPEGMVLVTAGHVCERQLARVAPQTEIMDIASVVAKCV; the protein is encoded by the coding sequence GTGAGCGACCTGTATCGCGACCATTTCACGGAAACCGAATACTGCACCTTCTGCCCCAAGATGTGCCGCTTCGCGTGTCCCGTTGCGGAGTCGACCGCGAACGAGACGTATCAACCCTGGGGCCGGCAGACGTTGCTGCATCTGGCGCGCGAGGGGCACATGGCGTTTGACGCGGACGTCGCCGCCACAATGTACAAGTGCGCGAGTTGCATGGTCTGCCGCGAGGTGTGCGACTACGACATCGACGTGCCCAGGGTGATGACCGCGGCGCGCACCAAGGCGGTCGCCGAGAATCTCGCGCCAGGGGAAGTGCGCGATTTCGACCGCTTCTTCCAAACCGCGGGCAATCCGTTCGGCGACGATCTGGCCGCGCGCCTTCGCGCGATGCTCGCGGACGACCTGGTCGGTGCCGCGCGGCAGATCACCTACTTCGCCGGGTGCGGGCATGTGTACGCGTTCCCCGCCGTCGTGCAGGACACCTTCCGCATTTTCCAGGCCGCCGGCCTTGCGCAGATCGTGTGCCACGCCGGCGATGCGATGTGCTGCGGCGCGCCGTTACGCGAGCTTGGGCTTCACGACGCGTGGGAGAAAAACGCCAAGACCCTCGCCGCCGAACTCAAGGGCGCGCGTACGATCGTCACCGGTAGCGCGCAATGCGCCCACGAGCTGAAAACGGTTTTGCCCGAAGCCGGTTTCAAGCACGGCGCGAAGGTGTTCCACATCACCGAGTACCTCTGGCCGCTGATGCAGGAAGGCCGCCTTTCCGTGAAGCGGCCGTTCGACCGCGCGGTGATGTATCACGACGCCTGCCACCTTTCGCGCTACCTCGGCGTCGTCGAGGAGCCCCGCCTGATTCTCCACGAAGTGACGCGCCGGCAGGTGCACGAATTCTCGCGCAACCGCGCGATGTCAGGCTGTTGCGGCGGCGCCGGCGGCCTTCCCGTGACCAACCCCGACATCGCCGATGACATCGCGCGCCGTCGCCTCGCGGAATTCGACGAGGCGCCCGAGGGCATGGTGCTCGTTACCGCGGGCCACGTCTGCGAGCGGCAACTCGCCCGCGTCGCGCCACAAACGGAGATCATGGACATCGCGTCCGTCGTGGCGAAATGCGTATAG
- a CDS encoding FAD-binding oxidoreductase, translating to MSRFRDHVELQLQLRDIFGPAGVSRSPVELAVYSRAAHTAPWLALAAGESAAMPDFVVWPDTVVQISRLMHLANKRGVPVIPYGGGSSFAGDVTRNGGIVCDLKRLSRVLKLDPNSHIVSVQAGIVGEHLENYLARRGFTLGSYAPELRASTIGGFLARRGAGYGLSRYGGFADMAVGLQAILPSGAIVKTRTTPRSATGPDFNAFLTGQEGALAIITRAKLRVWPIAPERRFFAYRFPAFEDGVAALRSIVREGLRPAAARLTDENETIATFGKKDESSLTGVILAVMVEGDAGRVEMESHGVGEAALRARGVLIGDGPARTWFESRHSEMFRTQPVFSKPGAFIDRVDVSATWSLLPGIRQAVAQALAGNIRMSSAVAHPEMSGASLTFWISGEEQKKKAQGAWRSALSAIMEATIAGGGAVVHHRAAGNARAEWVARQQGATRDILVATKKRLDPGGVMHPGWLGLK from the coding sequence GTGAGCCGATTTCGCGATCACGTCGAATTGCAACTGCAACTGCGGGACATCTTCGGTCCCGCGGGCGTGAGCCGAAGCCCCGTTGAACTCGCGGTCTATTCCCGCGCAGCGCACACGGCGCCGTGGCTCGCGCTGGCCGCGGGCGAATCCGCGGCGATGCCCGATTTTGTCGTATGGCCCGATACGGTGGTGCAGATCAGCCGCCTTATGCACCTGGCCAACAAGCGCGGCGTGCCGGTCATCCCCTACGGCGGCGGATCGTCGTTCGCCGGCGACGTGACGCGAAATGGCGGAATCGTCTGCGACTTGAAGCGCTTGTCCCGCGTTTTGAAGCTCGATCCCAATTCGCACATCGTGTCCGTGCAGGCCGGAATCGTCGGCGAGCATCTCGAAAATTATCTCGCGCGCCGCGGATTCACGCTCGGTTCGTACGCGCCGGAATTGCGCGCGTCGACGATCGGCGGATTCCTCGCGCGGCGCGGCGCGGGCTATGGCCTTTCACGCTACGGGGGATTCGCCGACATGGCCGTCGGCCTCCAGGCAATTTTGCCAAGCGGCGCCATCGTCAAGACGCGCACGACGCCGCGCTCGGCGACCGGGCCCGACTTCAACGCGTTCCTTACCGGACAGGAGGGAGCGCTCGCGATCATCACCCGCGCCAAGCTGCGTGTCTGGCCGATCGCGCCCGAACGGCGATTTTTTGCGTATCGGTTTCCGGCGTTCGAGGATGGCGTCGCCGCGCTGCGCTCGATCGTGCGCGAAGGACTGCGCCCGGCCGCCGCGCGCCTGACCGACGAAAACGAAACGATCGCGACGTTCGGCAAAAAGGACGAATCGTCGCTGACGGGCGTCATCCTCGCCGTGATGGTCGAAGGCGATGCCGGGCGCGTCGAGATGGAAAGCCATGGCGTCGGCGAAGCCGCGCTGCGCGCGCGGGGCGTTTTGATCGGCGACGGCCCGGCGCGTACCTGGTTCGAGTCACGCCATTCCGAAATGTTCCGGACGCAGCCGGTCTTCTCGAAGCCGGGCGCGTTCATCGACCGGGTCGACGTTTCCGCGACGTGGAGTCTTCTGCCCGGCATCCGCCAGGCGGTTGCGCAGGCGCTGGCCGGCAATATCCGGATGAGTTCGGCGGTCGCGCATCCGGAGATGTCGGGCGCGTCGCTGACATTCTGGATTTCGGGCGAAGAGCAAAAGAAAAAGGCCCAAGGCGCATGGCGGAGCGCGCTGTCGGCGATCATGGAGGCGACGATCGCCGGCGGCGGCGCGGTCGTGCACCACCGCGCGGCCGGAAACGCGCGCGCCGAGTGGGTCGCACGCCAGCAAGGCGCGACGCGCGACATTCTGGTCGCGACGAAAAAGCGTCTCGATCCCGGCGGCGTCATGCACCCGGGGTGGTTGGGGCTGAAATGA
- a CDS encoding B12-binding domain-containing radical SAM protein: protein MTEVILINPPLSQEDRYGKLAPFGNHLPNLGLAYTAAYLRENGVSVDIIDAAALGWSVERTAKTAASRLPLLAGLTASTVSVSRAAAVAAKIKFYSPDTKIALGGPHVTNVPEETLGLYRSVDFGIIGEGEQTALELARALRAGESGDKVPGLIVREIDRRERRSPPRSFEALLRTPPRAPMDDLDDLPMPAWDLLPDLQRVYRPSPQSFRRLPSSILVTSRGCPFRCSFCDQGTFGHKYRAHSPVRIYEMMAHLNKVHGIRDIAFHDEVFVVSEKKVVELCQHILRNDLDVTWSCMTRADLPVTEFALRMMKEAGCWQIQFGVESGSDDMLRRMRKDLSTADIASALSRASAAGIRTKGFILLGFPGETEKTLAETEEFILRADLDDAMIGFFAPFPGIDAMEGIEEHGRVVANYDKRSDHFVAYIPNGLTEQTLINARNRMYRRFYLRPKVIGSQFKRLGEPTMRPHLLRAARKFLSATR from the coding sequence ATGACCGAAGTGATCCTGATCAATCCGCCGCTTTCGCAGGAAGACCGATACGGCAAGCTTGCGCCGTTCGGCAACCATCTTCCGAACCTGGGGCTGGCGTACACGGCGGCGTACCTGCGTGAGAACGGCGTGTCCGTCGATATCATCGACGCGGCCGCGCTGGGCTGGTCCGTGGAACGCACCGCGAAGACGGCGGCGAGCCGCCTTCCGCTTTTGGCCGGCCTGACCGCGAGCACGGTCAGCGTGTCTCGCGCGGCGGCGGTGGCGGCAAAGATCAAATTCTACTCGCCGGACACGAAGATCGCCCTCGGCGGCCCGCACGTGACGAACGTGCCGGAAGAGACGCTCGGCCTGTACCGGTCGGTCGATTTCGGGATTATCGGCGAGGGCGAACAGACCGCGCTCGAGCTCGCACGAGCCCTTCGCGCCGGCGAAAGCGGCGACAAGGTGCCGGGGCTGATCGTGCGCGAGATTGACCGCCGCGAAAGGCGCAGTCCCCCGCGATCGTTCGAGGCGCTCTTGCGGACCCCGCCGCGCGCGCCGATGGACGACCTGGACGATCTTCCGATGCCGGCGTGGGATCTGCTGCCGGATCTGCAGCGCGTGTATCGGCCGAGCCCGCAGTCGTTCCGCCGCCTGCCCTCGTCGATCCTCGTCACCTCGCGCGGGTGCCCGTTCCGCTGCTCGTTCTGCGACCAGGGCACGTTCGGCCACAAGTACCGCGCGCACTCGCCGGTGCGGATCTACGAGATGATGGCGCATCTGAACAAGGTCCACGGCATCCGCGACATCGCGTTTCACGACGAGGTGTTCGTCGTCAGCGAAAAGAAGGTCGTGGAGCTTTGCCAGCACATCCTTCGCAACGACCTCGACGTGACGTGGAGCTGCATGACGCGCGCGGACCTGCCGGTCACCGAATTCGCGTTGCGCATGATGAAAGAGGCGGGCTGCTGGCAAATCCAGTTCGGCGTCGAATCCGGCAGCGACGACATGCTGCGCCGCATGCGAAAGGACCTCTCGACCGCGGATATCGCCTCCGCGCTTTCGCGCGCGTCCGCCGCGGGCATCCGCACCAAGGGCTTCATCCTGCTCGGCTTTCCGGGCGAGACGGAAAAGACGCTCGCCGAGACGGAGGAGTTCATCCTGCGCGCCGATCTCGATGACGCCATGATCGGATTTTTCGCGCCGTTTCCGGGCATCGACGCGATGGAGGGCATCGAGGAGCACGGGCGCGTCGTTGCCAACTACGACAAACGCAGCGACCACTTCGTCGCGTACATCCCGAACGGCTTGACCGAACAGACGCTCATCAACGCGCGCAACCGCATGTACCGCCGCTTCTACCTGCGCCCGAAGGTCATCGGCAGCCAGTTCAAACGGCTGGGCGAACCGACCATGCGCCCGCACCTTTTGCGCGCGGCGCGAAAATTCCTGTCGGCGACGCGTTAG
- a CDS encoding Hpt domain-containing protein produces the protein MNTTLDPALLAEFLQESRESLDQLEPSLVRFEREPGNIEILHSIFRVMHSLKGNAAFFQLDSMKLLAHELESLLGDVRENRREATPDVVSLILEGGDALRKMIDNVEAGKPAVADHQQFEDLVERIALCRQGESAKVRERAIVQAALALVRELQNASTAVPDSIMDHANRLARLAEAEKEQSGAKGPPASALRSNPNFNHRIGDIEVSPEYGALSDILSHPIATELAPHLIERVKMAIDGLLGRLSGEPKAIVVEMLSNYDTFMSSPIGFDEMLRRLLLDLVEKLRVHVQTYTKAGVPVPNPADAAEPATSAVAGTATIRIAESQVDEFAQLVEELSRNAGAVREAELAAKKAGLPVDTAEALSVASVGLTRIAARMRKRIATLRLVPAERLTRRVPRLVRDLALSIGRRARAEVFGEDVLLEKSILARLEDPLTHLLRNAVDHGIEPPDLRVERGKAPEGVVRVSLERADHMITLVVADDGAGIDVERVKEKALEHGHVDETRLRQMTDREAAALIFGFGVSTAANVSEVSGRGVGLDVVRDNVAAIHGQVTVESTPGAGTTFRLTFPAAGEP, from the coding sequence ATGAATACGACGCTTGATCCGGCTTTACTCGCCGAGTTTCTGCAAGAGTCGCGAGAATCCCTGGATCAGCTCGAGCCGTCCCTCGTGCGTTTCGAGCGCGAACCGGGAAACATCGAGATCCTCCATTCCATCTTCCGCGTGATGCACTCCCTGAAAGGGAACGCGGCGTTTTTCCAGCTCGATTCCATGAAGCTCCTCGCGCACGAGCTCGAGAGCCTGCTTGGCGATGTCCGCGAAAACCGCCGCGAGGCGACGCCCGATGTCGTGAGTCTCATCCTCGAAGGCGGCGACGCATTGCGAAAAATGATCGACAACGTCGAGGCCGGGAAACCGGCGGTCGCCGACCATCAACAGTTCGAGGATCTCGTCGAGCGCATCGCGCTTTGCCGCCAGGGCGAAAGCGCGAAGGTTCGCGAGCGCGCGATCGTGCAGGCGGCGCTGGCACTCGTGCGCGAACTCCAGAACGCCTCGACGGCCGTGCCGGACTCGATCATGGACCACGCCAACCGGCTGGCGCGCCTGGCCGAGGCGGAGAAGGAACAGTCCGGCGCCAAGGGCCCGCCCGCGAGCGCCCTGCGTTCCAACCCCAATTTCAATCACCGGATTGGTGACATCGAGGTGTCGCCGGAATACGGCGCGCTTTCGGATATCCTCTCCCACCCGATCGCAACGGAGCTCGCGCCGCATCTGATCGAACGCGTCAAGATGGCCATCGACGGATTGTTGGGACGCCTTTCCGGCGAGCCGAAGGCGATCGTCGTCGAGATGCTTTCGAACTACGACACCTTCATGTCGAGCCCCATCGGCTTTGACGAAATGCTGCGCCGGTTGCTGCTGGATCTCGTTGAGAAGCTGCGCGTTCACGTGCAAACGTACACCAAGGCCGGCGTGCCGGTTCCGAATCCCGCCGACGCGGCCGAGCCGGCGACTTCGGCGGTGGCCGGCACCGCGACGATCCGCATCGCGGAGTCGCAGGTGGACGAGTTCGCACAACTGGTCGAGGAGCTTTCCCGCAACGCGGGCGCCGTACGCGAAGCGGAGCTGGCGGCGAAAAAGGCCGGATTGCCCGTGGATACCGCCGAGGCCTTGTCCGTCGCGTCGGTCGGACTGACGCGAATCGCGGCCCGCATGAGAAAACGCATCGCCACGCTTCGGCTGGTTCCCGCGGAGCGGCTGACGCGCCGCGTGCCGCGCCTGGTGCGCGACCTGGCCCTATCGATCGGCCGCCGCGCCCGGGCCGAGGTGTTCGGCGAGGACGTTCTGCTCGAAAAGAGCATCCTGGCCCGGCTCGAGGATCCCCTGACGCATCTTCTTCGCAATGCGGTGGACCACGGCATCGAGCCGCCCGATCTGCGTGTGGAACGCGGCAAGGCGCCCGAGGGCGTCGTGCGCGTTTCGCTCGAACGCGCGGATCACATGATCACGCTCGTCGTCGCCGACGACGGAGCGGGGATCGACGTCGAGCGCGTCAAGGAGAAAGCGCTCGAACATGGGCACGTCGACGAGACGCGCCTGCGCCAAATGACCGACCGGGAAGCCGCGGCGCTGATCTTCGGTTTTGGCGTCTCGACCGCGGCGAACGTCAGCGAGGTCTCCGGGCGCGGCGTCGGCCTGGACGTCGTGCGCGACAACGTTGCGGCCATCCACGGCCAGGTGACTGTCGAATCGACGCCCGGCGCCGGCACGACCTTCCGCCTGACGTTCCCCGCCGCCGGTGAGCCCTGA
- a CDS encoding ABC transporter permease — protein MRSVHQRRLRAGQSRGGHPLRRHRSACARFREGVVSRRSPLVTLAAATIALVALAAAFAPYLSTHTPGAIDLRDDLAAPGGAHLLGTDELGRDIFSRLVHGARTSLAVGLIVVAISALAGTLIGAFAGYAGGAIDAAIMRLVDVLLAFPGLLLAIALTAVLGASLVNVIVALSLLGWVGFARLVRGQVLSVRERDFVLAARALGAGPLRIVGRHVLPEVAGPVAVQSSFSIAGAILAESSLSFLGLGPQDAPAWGAMLSDGVDYLLFAPRLALWPGLAVFATVLAFNVLGDALRDWLDVRG, from the coding sequence ATGCGTTCTGTTCATCAGCGCCGCCTTCGTGCTGGCCAATCTCGCGGCGGACATCCTCTACGGCGTCATCGATCCGCGTGTGCGCGTTTCCGGGAGGGCGTCGTGAGCCGCCGTTCGCCGCTTGTGACGCTCGCGGCCGCGACGATCGCGCTCGTTGCGCTTGCCGCGGCGTTTGCTCCGTATTTGTCGACGCACACGCCGGGCGCGATCGATTTGCGCGACGACCTGGCCGCCCCGGGCGGCGCGCACCTGCTTGGCACGGACGAACTTGGGCGCGATATCTTTTCGCGCCTCGTCCACGGGGCGCGCACGTCGCTGGCGGTGGGGCTTATCGTCGTGGCGATTTCCGCTTTGGCCGGCACACTGATCGGCGCGTTCGCGGGTTACGCCGGCGGTGCGATCGACGCGGCGATCATGCGTCTTGTCGACGTGCTGCTCGCGTTTCCGGGACTGCTTCTGGCGATTGCGCTGACCGCCGTGCTTGGGGCGTCGCTCGTCAATGTCATTGTGGCGTTGTCTTTACTGGGTTGGGTCGGATTCGCGCGGCTCGTGCGCGGGCAGGTGCTGTCCGTGCGCGAGCGGGATTTCGTGCTTGCCGCGCGCGCGCTCGGCGCGGGGCCGCTGCGCATCGTCGGCCGGCACGTGCTGCCGGAGGTCGCCGGGCCCGTCGCCGTGCAGTCGTCGTTTTCGATCGCCGGCGCGATCCTCGCCGAATCGTCGCTTTCGTTCCTGGGCCTTGGTCCGCAAGACGCGCCCGCGTGGGGCGCGATGCTCTCGGACGGCGTGGACTATCTTTTGTTCGCGCCGCGCCTTGCTCTTTGGCCCGGTCTCGCCGTGTTCGCGACCGTGCTCGCGTTCAACGTGCTCGGCGACGCGCTGCGCGATTGGCTGGATGTGCGGGGGTAG
- a CDS encoding dicarboxylate/amino acid:cation symporter, translated as MDTRPIDPTAAPLPPSFARRAPAWLLPALLVAGATLGFVIGGVFGARWDDPSLAGFVGLVQLFGRVFMNVLKSLVVPLIVCSMVAGVAAVGDLRRVSGLFGFTFGYYLVTTVMAVSIGLGLVLIIRPGVTAMESVGAAVAPDVAGKTWYEALFSLIEGLFPPNLIQAAAETNVLGLILISIVLGALLTTLGGRGRRAIELVETLNDALLILVRFVVWFAPIGIIGLVADRVGRAGGGEAVATELIRLSRYFLTVMIGLAIHAGIVLPAILRVFAGRPATRHAGHVSEALLMAFSTASSAATLPVTIRNVRERAGISERASGFVLPMGATINMDGTALYEAVAAIFIAQAYGIELTVAQVLIVMLTATLAAIGAAAIPEAGLVTMVMVLTAVNVPVEGIGLLLSIDWLLDRFRTTVNVWGDTVGAAVVERRLANI; from the coding sequence ATGGACACTCGACCCATCGACCCGACCGCCGCGCCGCTGCCGCCTTCGTTCGCAAGGCGCGCGCCCGCGTGGCTTCTGCCCGCGCTGCTGGTCGCGGGCGCGACGCTCGGATTTGTCATCGGCGGCGTGTTCGGCGCCCGTTGGGATGACCCGTCGCTTGCCGGATTTGTCGGGCTCGTGCAGCTTTTCGGCCGCGTTTTCATGAACGTCCTCAAGTCTCTTGTCGTGCCGCTCATCGTCTGCTCGATGGTGGCGGGCGTCGCGGCCGTCGGCGATTTGCGCCGCGTGTCGGGTCTTTTCGGATTCACCTTCGGGTATTACCTCGTGACGACCGTCATGGCCGTTTCGATCGGCCTTGGCCTTGTGCTCATCATTCGCCCCGGCGTCACGGCGATGGAATCCGTCGGCGCGGCCGTCGCGCCCGACGTGGCCGGCAAGACGTGGTACGAGGCGCTCTTTTCGCTCATCGAGGGCTTGTTCCCGCCCAACCTCATTCAGGCCGCGGCCGAAACGAACGTGCTTGGCCTCATCCTCATTTCGATCGTCCTCGGCGCGCTTTTGACGACGCTCGGCGGCCGGGGGCGACGCGCGATCGAACTTGTCGAAACGCTGAACGACGCGCTGCTCATTCTCGTGCGTTTCGTCGTTTGGTTCGCGCCGATCGGCATCATCGGCCTGGTGGCCGACCGCGTCGGGCGCGCGGGCGGCGGCGAGGCCGTGGCGACCGAGCTCATTCGGCTGTCGCGCTATTTTCTGACCGTGATGATCGGACTTGCGATCCACGCGGGCATCGTGCTACCCGCGATCCTTCGCGTTTTTGCCGGACGGCCCGCCACGCGCCACGCGGGTCACGTGAGCGAAGCCCTTTTGATGGCCTTTTCCACCGCGTCGAGCGCGGCGACGCTGCCGGTGACGATCCGCAACGTGCGCGAGCGCGCGGGCATCTCCGAGCGGGCAAGCGGATTCGTGCTTCCGATGGGCGCCACGATCAACATGGACGGCACCGCGCTCTATGAGGCGGTGGCGGCGATCTTCATCGCGCAGGCCTACGGTATCGAGCTGACGGTCGCGCAGGTGCTCATCGTCATGCTGACCGCGACGCTCGCGGCAATCGGCGCGGCGGCGATTCCGGAGGCCGGCCTTGTCACGATGGTTATGGTCCTCACCGCGGTCAATGTGCCGGTGGAGGGCATCGGCCTTCTGCTTTCCATCGACTGGCTCCTGGACCGCTTCCGCACGACGGTGAACGTCTGGGGCGATACTGTGGGCGCGGCCGTAGTTGAGCGCCGGCTGGCAAATATTTGA